A region of Nerophis ophidion isolate RoL-2023_Sa linkage group LG28, RoL_Noph_v1.0, whole genome shotgun sequence DNA encodes the following proteins:
- the cldn1 gene encoding claudin-1, protein MANAGIQILGFSLAFLGFIGSIASTVMVEWKASSYAGDNIITAQALYEGLWKSCASQSTGQIQCKVYDSLLQLPGIVMGTRGLMLASILIALISILLAAVGMKCTTCLAEQPEQKDKVALTAGIMLIISGILALVGTSWYANRIAQDFYNPFTPTNSRYEFGSALFVGWGSAFLLIIGGAFLCCNCAKKDSGKTLNYPRSNPASNTSKDFV, encoded by the exons ATGGCAAATGCTGGAATACAAATTCTCGGCTTCTCACTGGCTTTCCTGGGCTTCATTGGCTCCATCGCGTCCACAGTCATGGTGGAGTGGAAAGCTTCGTCGTATGCAGGAGACAACATCATAACTGCGCAGGCACTTTATGAAGGCCTGTGGAAGTCGTGTGCATCACAGAGCACAGGCCAGATTCAATGTAAAGTGTACGACTCACTTCTCCAACTGCCAG GCATTGTTATGGGCACGCGTGGACTGATGTTGGCATCCATCTTGATCGCCTTGATATCCATCTTGTTGGCCGCAGTAGGCATGAAGTGCACCACATGTCTGGCTGAACAACCCGAGCAGAAGGACAAAGTGGCTTTAACTGCCGGCATCATGTTGATCATTTCTG GCATCCTGGCACTGGTGGGAACGTCTTGGTATGCAAACAGAATAGCACAGGATTTTTACAACCCCTTCACTCCAACTAATTCCAG GTATGAATTCGGAAGTGCCCTTTTTGTGGGATGGGGCTCTGCTTTCCTCCTCATCATCGGGGGAGCCTTCCTGTGCTGCAACTGCGCCAAGAAGGATTCAGGGAAAACTCTTAACTACCCACGTTCCAATCCAGCAAGCAACACCAGCAAAGACTTTGTGTAA